In Struthio camelus isolate bStrCam1 chromosome 12, bStrCam1.hap1, whole genome shotgun sequence, the DNA window GCTGCCACCTTCTCTTGAGGCATGTAGGCCTCTTCCACCATCTGTAGCCCCTCAGGTGCCTCCAGGGCCTTGGGCAGTGCTTTGTGGCCATCTGCTCAGGTGGTTTGCAGGAGCCCTGGGTATCCAGAGAGCTCGCCCTAGGAGTCAGGCATTGCCTGATGAGCGGAGGGAGGGCAAGCAGCCTTGGCAAGGGCAGGCTGGTTTGCTCCCAGGCCTTGGGAGATCTCTGGGTGACGTTCGGACATAGGGGCGGCCAACCTGCAGCTCCCAATATTCATGCTCAACTCTGCACTGGTGCTCACTAGGGGCTAGCACGGGCGCTGAGGCTGTCTGGTCGCCCTGAGACCCAGCTGTACCCTGGCATGTCCGCTTGTCCTTGCTAGCAAGGACCTATGGAAAACAGCTCTCACTGGAGTGGAGTCTGAGCTTCCAGGTACCTTCTTTAGGCAGCGGGCCGAGCGAGTGGCCGGGGCGATGCGGGGCTTGCAGCGGGAGGCATGCTACCATCGTGGCTCTGCTTTTCATTCCTCCAACAGCCTCAGAAATACAAGTTGCCAGTCTCCCTGCGAGCTGGAATGGGAACTAGGACATAATggtctattatttttaattttttaagggcTTGTTTTATTCATGCCCAAGAGGCAACTGCCGCGGTGTGCTCTTTGCCTGCCTTGTGCCAGCGCGTGTCCCCGCCGTGGTCTGCACCGCGCAGGGTGACCAACTCCCTCGGCAAGGCTTGTTGTCCTGCTGGAGGTCGAGACGTGCGGGCTcctgcagggacacggggacagggcacGCCACAGGCTCGCTTGGATGCCAGCCCCATCTCAGGGGACACGCTCCCGGCAGCATGGGAGCGTTGGCGGGGAGAGACAAGTGCTGCGGGTCAGACCTGCTCCCTGTCCCCCATGGTCTAGCTGCTTTAATATAATAAACACGTGCTGGGTGGCCCTTGCAAGAGAGGGAGGATTTGGAAATGAGCTCCCTCCTCCCCGGAGCGCCGTGACGCTGAGGCACGGGGCGGCAGAGGTGTCGATGGCCGCGAATAGCTTCACCTGCTCCGCTCGGGTGGGAAGCGCCGGTGGGAGAGCAGCGGGCGTAAGAGTTTTCTTGCCAGCTAGCGACAGCGCAGCTAAAAATTATCCAGATGCCACTCTGCAGCCAGAGCACGTTGGGTGGGAGCGAGGCAGGGTGGCGAGAGAGAGGtgccgggcaggcagaggggtgCTGTGGCCGAGCGCGAGGGACGGATGCGGGCGCGGGAACCGAGCGAGAGACTTGGCCACCCGGGGCGCGGGTCAGCCGTGTGCACAGGGGATTTGGGTGCCCCGCTGCTCGCTGCGTGGGTGGCACACGCTCCCTGTGCGAGCTGGCATTTGCCCAGAAAGCTTTGCCCCCACTTCGCCTCCGCTCTGTCCCCTGGGTGACCTGTCTGAGCACCTCGGGTTGGCTCCTCTCCCACGGGAGAACGGGAAGGACGAGAGGCAGGCGGACAAGAGAGGGAGACAAGcaagaggagaagaaggagaggaagggggcaCCAGGACAAGAGCCTGCAGCCTCGGTTGGAGAGCAAGCGAGTCCCATGAGCCGTTGGGTTGGCTTGGCTTCCCGCCGAGGGCTtccccagagcagctcctggCTTCTCCTCCTTGCTGAGACCCGTCTTACCCGGCTCCGCCGAGAGCCAGGCTGAGACCCTGTCAACTCATCTCACTGGTGGTGTCCGCAGGATGCCAGCCAAGCTGGGCAGGAGGCCTTGGTCTCCCCGGGCTCGGGCAGCGTAGCGCTCTGCCCCTCTCTAGTGGCTGGAAGGCAGCGGCCGAGGGATTCGGGACCGCCGGCGAGCCGAACGGGGCGTGTTAAGACATGGgtgcccgcgcggggccggcgagCCTGCCCTGCCCCCTTGTCTCCACCTCCGCAGGTGGTGAGCCAGATCGACCGGCTGACGTCGGATTTCGAGTTCGAGCTGGAGCCGGACGACTGGACcacggcgacggcgagcagcaCGTCGAGCAGCgagaagggcggcggcggcggcggcggcggcggcggtggcctgGAGCTGGGCCAGCTGGACTTCCTGGCCTCCGACATCCTCTCCGACAGCTGGGAATTCTGCTCCTTCCTGGAGGCCTCCACCCCCTCGGACTCGGGCGACGGCTccgagccgccgccgggccgccagcCCGACTACCGGCTGATGAACGGCGGCGCGCCGCTGGCCAAcggcccccgcggcgggacgCCCGACTCGTCCAGCGAGGAGGccttcggcggcggcggcggcggcctcagGCCCTCGCACCACCGGACGCCGGGCACGAGGGAGCGGGTCCGCTTCAGCGACAAGGTGCTCTACCATGCCCTGTGCTGCGACGACGACCAGGACGGCCACGGGCCGGGGGCCACCGCCGTCaccccgccgccaccaccgccgggGGTCCACGCCGGCCCCGAGGAGCCGCGGGAGGCCGGGCGCAAGGCGCTGGCCAAGCACCCGGCCTCGCTGCCGCAGCGGCCGCCCACCAGGAACAGCGGCACGCAGACCGTGGCCGACAAAAGCACCCAGACGGCGCTGCCTTACGTCCCGGCcaagcagaaaatcaaaaataaaaactgagccccccaccccaccccaccccaccgccgccgcgcaccggggtggggagggggggcccagggCGGCCGGGCACCTGGGGAGGGCcagaattatatatatataaatatatatatatatttaaataaatcagtGCTACTAATAAAAACGGCGTGAAAAGGTGGCAACGAGGCAAACGGGCCGACTACCTTAACCGTCTTTCTCGAGGCTCAGGGAACGTGCAGCTCTTTTGTGGCCCGGGGAGGGTCGGAGCGCAATAAACCATACCTAACGAACGGCATCACCAGTTAAAACAGCAGCGAGATCTGAATCAGTATCTGTGTGCCCAGAGGGTGGAAAGTCTCCACGCGCAGAGCCCCCGAAGCGGGGCACGtgccggcgcccggggccggtgGCCAGCCCGGGGGACGCGTGTGCCACCGAGCGAGGCCGTCGCGGGACCCTGGCAACCCCCCGAGGCCGGTGACCCCGAATCTTCCAAGGGGGGAGGCAAACAGGTAgagccgccccgctcgccgctcTGACCGAGCCCTGGTCAACGCGCCAGGACCCGGCCCGCTGGCTGAAGCACCTCAATTGCACCCCAATATCCTGCCATTGTACCTTAAAATTTGCCTGCGCGCCCTCTATGccccatgtccccaatgtcccttcgtgtcctcccatgtccctctgtgtccctccatgtcccccaagTCCCtcacgtcccccatgtccctccatgtcccccatgtccctccaagtcctccatgtccctccatgttccatgtccttccatgtcccatgtcccccatgtccttccatgtccctccatatcccccaaGTCCCTCaagtcccccatgtccctccatgtcccccatgtccctccaagtcctccatgtccctccatgttccaccatgtccttccatgtcccccatgtccttccatgtcccccAATGTCCTtctatgtccctccatgtccctctatgtcccccatgtccttctATGTCTCCCAATGTCCTTCTCTGTCCCCCAATGTCCTtctatgtccctccatgtcccccaagTCCCTCGTCCCTCCATGTTCCCCACATTAGCAGCTTCAGTCAAACCCAGGGCAGGTCACCGGCGTCCGGCGGGCAGCGACTGCCGAGGGAGCACCACATCCTGCAGGTGAGCTGGTTTGTGAGGGAAACAGGGCCACCTTTCCTTTAGGGAACAGCTCCCATTTTTGCATCGCACGATCCcgctcctgccctgctggctggggCGGACCTGACGCCCGGCACAGCCGCGGGAGCCGCGAGGAGAAGCCGGCAGCCCAAGAAGCATTTGAGACCGTCTCGTCCTGGCTGCAGGACCCACAAACCTGCCCTCAGTGTCATCTCTGGTCTCCAGGTTTCATCCATGCTGAAGCCTTTAGCGTCCAAGGGGATGGGTGCAGCGCGGGGCTGCTCCGCACCCCTCTGGAGGAACGTGTCTCACGGGAAATAAATACCCCGTTTCCTTGCCATCTGCTCTTCACCGCTGCTGCAGAGACCCGTGCGTGCTGCCAGCCCTCGAGCAGCCCCAGCGCGCTGATCCTTTCCCAAACCTGGCAGCAGGCAGCCAAGAAGCGCTGCCTCGCATCCGTGTTTGCACCCGGGTCGGGGATGCTCTGCTTCGAGTCTGCACGTGCCTTTCCCGAGcctccccggagcctggcccggGGCAGGGTGctcgccgcctccgccgccggcccgcgccgtcACCCTGTCCCCGAGGCCCCGTACCAACCGCGTGCAAGTGGGTGCCGTGCCGGCCGCgagggcaccccggggtgctcagGCTTCGCACGCGCAAAGCGCCCCTCAGAGGGAAGCAAGAGCGGTCAAAAACGCTCTGAACTCACGCATCATCgcagcaggaaaaaacagcctTTCGCCCAAATTACACTatacatcacacacacacacacacgcacatatatatatatatgtaaacatctTGGCTCGTGTGAAATCGCGGTGCTTCCAGGAAACAAGAAATACAAAGCTGTTGCCATTCCCGCGGGACACGGGAAGCAGCTGGAGGCCCGCTTCGATTTGGTTTGAACTACTGCGTGGGGCTTGCACCCAGTTTGTTGCTCTTCCCTTTTTCAGCAGTAAAATCAACCAGCGGGGGAAAGGGCCAGGGAAAACGAAAAGGAGATGCTGGCGCAGCCCTCTGCGAGCCCGTTGCAGAATTTTAGCCACGCGCCCGGCGGCCCCACTCCATCGTGCTGGCAGAGCCACTGGCGGGGACGGGCACCGCGGGGCACCGCAGGGTGACACCCTGGGCAATAGGGCTTTAATGGCATTAACTCCGCTGGGGAGAGGTGATGGGGAAGGACAGCCCGGGCTGGGGGTGCCTTCGGCTGCAtcgccatcctcctcctccatgcTGCGGCCACCGGCACTGCAGGATTTCCCTGCGGCCCGGGAACGCGGCACGGGGGCGACTCCGCTCCGCTCTGCCTATTGCTCTCCATGTCAACAACTggttacttatttatttttatgagcttTTTACCGCCCGTCCCCGTTTTCAAGGCATGATTAATAGATGTAGCTTTGTTCTTTAGTAACTCATTGTGAAGGGTGCCAGGAAGAGCACGAGGAATAAATTCGGAGGAGCTGAAGCTGCACCAACCAGCCTCTTCCTGGGAAGAGCCTTTTTGGGCGATCCCGCTTGCCGGGCATCCGCATGCCCCTGAGTTCCCCCGATCCCAGTGTAACGGGGCCCTGCGTTAAAGCCGGGCACCACAATACCCAAACAGTCCCTGGAAGGGGGGTGGCTTGGTCCCTCCCCGTGAGCATCCCTCTCCCCCCTCAGGCTGCCACCCGCAAACACTGCTCCCAAGGAGCAAAATATTTAGCGGAGGTGTGTCGATTTGAACTTAATTTTCACTAGACAAGTGTCAAAGCATTTCGGCGCAGCTCATCTTTGTCACGTCAAAATACTCTACTTTAATCGCGGACTTAATTTAAAGTTGGAGGTGACAATGCCGTACGTTAAGCATCACATGCATTTGAAGTTTTCCCCTCCGTGCTCCTTTAGCCCCCTTTAGATCCAGGTGGGAACGTGTTCGTGCGAGCCTGTGGGATTCTGCTCACTCGGAGAACTGCCAAAAAGCTTTCGAGGAAACAGCCAgctaaaaattcctttttttcactTTGCGGAGtttagggggaaaagaaaaaaacacattttcatactGCTGTATTGGCTCCGTTCAACCTTTTCTGCCAAAAATTGGGTCTCTCCCTACCCCTCTTTTATTCTGACAGCGTGTTTCGATACGTCGATGGAGACGTCAAGGAGGCCGCAGCAACGTCCCAGCAAACGCAGCTCCCACGCACAGCTCCCGTGCTCGGGGTCACATCAGGAGCTGCCTGGACGCACACGATGGAGGCGATGGCCGGGGCTGAGCGGTGGGTGGACACACGAACGCGGGACGGCAGCCCCGAGCGATGCTCCTCAGCCCTGCCGggtccccgctgccgccgccgcattGGCCGCGTTGGCCGCGTTGGCCGCGTTGGCCACGTTCACCTTGCGCCAGAGCCTGCGTCTCAGAAACCAGAGCTCTCGGCCGTGACTTAAAGCCAATTCCTGCTCCACAGCCAGGGCCGCGCGGACAAGGGTAATAGCTTCTTCCCCCGTGTTAAGGACAAATTTACAGCCGTGCAAGCTTTATTCCGTGCTCACCAATAAATCCAGGCCACGGCAGCTGCAAGCGCTGTATTGACCTTCTGGACCCGCGGATGGAAAACCTCCATAAACCAGGGGTGAACAACCCGCGCGAAggggcagctcctctgctcccGTTTGCTTTGGGGAAAAGGTCATAAAACCCATCACTCCTGTATGGAGAAACCCAGGCAACGTCCTTGCTGCTCCTCGGTTCATCCGAGCAAGGCCAGGACAAGCCGCGGAGGTGCGCTAACTCACTCCTAGATGGGCGAAAGGTTTGTTTGCTGCAGTTGctgggtgagggaggaggagggcaagCGTGGTTAGAGGGGATTGAGGTTTGCAGGACCTGGGAAGGCTGGTAGCAGCCACTGGAGAAGCACGAGCAAGACCCAGCCAGGTTTTCCCCGCTCAGCCGGCCAGGCTGCGGATGCCTCAGTGAACATCCACACTAAATTACGCCCgggaaggaggcagagaaacCTGCCTGGAAGAGGGTGGGTTTCCTGAGAGATCTTAATGCAGCTGGAAACGCTCAGGATTCCCCCAGGAAAAACCACGCTGCCGTTCGAAAGGGGTTTAAGAGACTCCCGAGGAGCGGAGGGAGATGGCCGCATGGGGAGCCTCCCGGCTCCGAGAGTATGGCACAGCGCCCACGCGAAACATCAGCCCCTTCTTCTGGGAAACCCTTCCAAAAAGGTCCTCCAGCAGCCACCCGCTGAGAGCGCTTTTCCCTGAGCGTGTGTTTTGTGCTGGCCTCTCTGGGCGGGCACCCGCAAAATCAAAAATTGCCATCAAAAGTCTAATCTCAAGCAATCGAGCAGCAATTCCCAACTAAGCAATTCCGAGCGACGGCATTTCGAGCCGCCGGAGCAAGGAGGTGCAACACAACGCAACCAACGGCACGTTGACACGGCCTGGCTGTCGCTATTCCCTGGGCTTTTAGCATCAACCAAACTTGATCCCTGCCCATGTACACGCACAGCGCTACACACCGACTGACACGGTCCCTCCAGTTCCCCCCGGGGTGTCTCCAGAGCCCAGAGCAGGCAGGATCCAAGGAGCGGAGCAGCTTTCTGGTATTTGGCTGTGGTGCCGTCATTGCAGGCACGAAGCCTCTCATCGGACACTTGACTTTGCACAGCCCTCGCGGCTGGAGGATGCTGCAGATGCTGGGAGTTTATGTGGATTCAAAATGTGGTGGGGAAaaaatcttgggggggggggggaacacacagacacatgcataaAACCCAAACTGCTGAGAGGTTTTAAATAGAAAGACGCTGTGCCTGACTTGAGAAAGATGAGCCCAACGTGGGAAAAGTATCATGACACATTGCCCTGTTGTTGGAAGACTCCCACTCtcataaagaaaaggagaaggggcAGAGAGATGCCCCGTGGAGTCCGTCCGGGGCAGCTGAACCGCGGGCGACCCGCTCGGCTCAGACGGCCACAAAGCCATCCAGACATCCCCGTGGTCGCTCTTCCAAAAGATTTACTGCAGTAACCGGACTTGTCTTGGTTGCTAGCAGCTTTGGATACTAGCACTGACGTATTCTGGAGACTCTCAAATAATTGGAGCTGCTTTTTTCTGCTcggtgacttcttttttttttcttttttaaatcattattcaTTCCTAAGGGACTCTTTCTGTGCGTTCAAGTGCCTGCCCAGAATAGCTACCATTTAAGAAGGCTCAAATAATGCCAGGGAAAATACCTTGTCTTTCTCTTGACACCATGTATTAATTAACTAATATTTATTAGCCCACACCTGCAACACTCAGTGGCCAGCCTGCCAGCTGCCACGCACCCAGGGCTTAAGCTTTGCACTTGAATCGGTTGTGCCTGGTCTTAGGGATGTTGAGAAAAGCAGGTTTCTGGCTCTCcgtcctgaggggaaaaaaaaagcaggaaagggtTCCCCGGGCAGGAGGGCAGGGCTTGCGAGCGGGACCCGGGGAACTTGGCGCCTGTGCACCCACCGCTTGTTTTCAtgtcaaatgaaagcaaaagaaatcccAGCTCACCAGAAAGGGCCCCTGCAGCCGCAGGAGGGAAGCAAAGAGGCAGCACGAGGACGCTGGCCCTCGCCGTGCTTTTGGGGgtcctctctccccttgcttaCCCAGCCGCAACCTCACAGGGTAGCGGCCACCCCCGCACCGAGCTCAGCTGCTTTCTCGGACCTCAGAACTGGGCCTTGTTGGGGCTTAAGGAGACCACTGGCACCGTTGCACCGGGGTGAGGTTCGCCTGCGGTGAGCAGCAGTAACTGAACTTCAGGCAATAAAGCCAACCGGAGCTTCACTATTTCCAGCAGCTCGGTCGCTCACAGGCTCCCAGCGGCAGAGTTATCCAGCCTTCACGGCATGCTTTGGCCCACCACAGCCATGGGAGAGAGTCTCtgctctgagcccagcagcctcttCCTGGAAGGAGGCAGCTTTTGTGTCCCAACAGCTGTCTTGCAAGGACGGTGCTACACAGACAGCCTGGAAACGGTCTGGGAGAGCGCGAAACACCGGGTTCCCTCGCCCGCGTCCTTCTGCCCCAAGAGGACCTGCTGCCTCCCTGGGGGGGAGCCGCAGCTGGGCTTCGGCGAAACCAGCCCTAAGGTCCCTAAGGGCCAGTCAAAAATGCTGCGGTGGCATAAGACAAATTGGAGCTGCTGAGGCAGCCCAGAGACACTGGCACCCGCCGGCACCCCGGCAGGAAGGCAGGCACCGTGGCTCGTCCAGCCGTTACCGTCCAGCCGGGCGCCGATAAACACTCCCGCGGGAGCGCTGCGGAGCCGCGGCTGCTCTTTACATCCTGGCCTTTAAATGAGAGGAGGAAAGACGACTACAGAGAAACCAGCCGCAAGCACCCTCCTCCAGCAGAAATTACTTGCCCCCGCAGCTGAAACGACGTTTGCAGGACCAGCCCCCAGCACTTTCAGCACGATTGCAGGGGGCACGCAGAGACTGACTTTCTGCTAGCATGGAGCTCTGGGACAGACCCCCCAAAGCGGCAAAACTTGTCTCTAAAGGGAGAGGGAATAAGCAACCCATCAGGGGGATCTGGTAAGACACCGCTTCAgcatttccctcccctccccaaggtGGGAAAGGAATAAATCAGTGCACGGGACTGCGAGGGGCAGCCCAGAGCAGGAGCGAAGCCTGGGCGAGGGATGGCAGGAGGATGCGGTACGTCAGCATTCAGCTGGATGGTAAAACTGGTGTGGGAAGGGGCACTGGGGTCTGGGGCAGTGAGGTGCCCACCAGGGTCCCCACCTGAGCGTGCCGGGCAAAGTGGGCTAGGAGGGCTGGGGTGTCACCGTCACTCTCCATCCCTGTGGGCTTCGGCAAGCTCTTCCCCTCCTCGATGCCCCCAGAGATCCTGCAGGAACGGGGACATCctacatttctgttctttctttcctctgcagacCTGTAAGTGcatctttttgccttttctggaTCTGACGCCCAGCCCTGGCTCCGCAGCTTGTATTTGAGTTGATCTGAACTGAGAGAGGCTCTGGTCAGGCTGAGCATTTCTGTGAAATTGCCCCCAGCTAACCCAATCCTTcagtcttgcaaaaaaaaaaaaaaatcaaactgaaaagtCTCCCCAGAATAAACTTTCTCGGTACATCTTGCTTTGGTTAGGGCTGAAAATAGTCCCCTCCTGTCTGCCTGGAGACTTCACTTCTGAGCTTGTGGACATGAAAAGCAGTGATCAAAGCAGCTACCAGGATATTTTCAAGCCTCTGGTAAAAGTTCAGCCCAGGGATCAGGCTCAAGGAAGGAGCCGCGGCCTGTTCTGCGGGGGCTAGGCTGTCGTTCGCGAGCACGCCGCGGTTCGGCGTGTCAAAACTGGGCCCGCGAGACGCCGAGGTCGCGCCGGCCAGCTCCCGGCTGCTGGCGGACAAACGCTTCATTTTCCGAGGGCAAGGCTATGCCTCCTGCCTCCGCTAATGTAGAGCATCTTGTCTTATTTGTTCATTGCTGTTCCACAGCTGAATTACCATAAGTAATGTACCAGCGCCGTATGCAAGGCTGCTTCTTTATAGCTCCaacaggagctctcctcccacccTCTGCTCCTGCCCCGTTTTCTTCAGGGCCTGCTGGGACTCGTTTCCACCCAGCGCCCTGCGAGGGGGCCACCCAGACTCATGAACgcaagctgcctgctctttgCTGCCTGTCTGGCCAGGCCTGGGGACGTCAGACCGTTGCACTGAGGTCCCCGGCCCGCAGCGTCCTCCCCTGCTACCACAGGAGCATCTCACCCCCTCTGTGACTCCACGCTCCAAATTTTGGCAAAATGGAAGCAATGAAAGTTGTGAGCTGGCCCTGATGTGTTTGCTCCCAGCACGTGCTCTCCAGGGAGCAGACCCCTGAAGGGAAGGTCCTCACCCGCAGTGAGGAGGGCACAGCAGGTTACGGGAGCTGGGCTGCCGCGGGAGGCACACAGCTCTCAGTCTGCCTGGTGGGCAGGGCTTGGCGTGCACAATGGGGAACCTCCGGATGAAGAGGTTTTCCTGGGTTGCGAGAGCTGTTCTGCATCCTGGAGATGCACGGGTGATGCAGGACCCAGTCTCCCGTCACCGTGCATCTCTGATCACCGTCAGCGCAGGGGCGATGGTCCCCTGCTGACAGCTTCCTCCAGCTGGTGCACGGCTGAGCTGGACCCTGACCCCACAGCTCACCATCTGCAAGCAATTCA includes these proteins:
- the INSYN1 gene encoding inhibitory synaptic factor 1, which translates into the protein MNSRTSQDRQPSGDPSSSSSNCSSSKSHCERERIRSRMKMVIGQLEGILQELKEVAKELREVVSQIDRLTSDFEFELEPDDWTTATASSTSSSEKGGGGGGGGGGGLELGQLDFLASDILSDSWEFCSFLEASTPSDSGDGSEPPPGRQPDYRLMNGGAPLANGPRGGTPDSSSEEAFGGGGGGLRPSHHRTPGTRERVRFSDKVLYHALCCDDDQDGHGPGATAVTPPPPPPGVHAGPEEPREAGRKALAKHPASLPQRPPTRNSGTQTVADKSTQTALPYVPAKQKIKNKN